One Terriglobia bacterium DNA window includes the following coding sequences:
- a CDS encoding carboxylesterase family protein — protein sequence MKRVQYFIVVAALVAAANASAMIPEQVRIDAGVLAGTSSTGQPAVRVFKGIPFAAPPLGENRWRAPQPVAKWEGVRKADAFGAPCIAGTPAQGRGGRGGRGGGAAAPPAQTAAAREPARSEDCLYANVWTSANSANDRRPVMVWIYGGGFTGGSGGQAWYDGENLASKGPVIVTFNYRLGVFGFFAHPELAKESGHNASGDYGMMDAIAMLQWVKKNIGAFGGDPNNVTIAGESAGAIMIGALVGSPHAKGLFHRAIAESGGWMGLTMARMTTSAQAQENGAKAMTTLGVKTIAELRSKPLAELGGLGGSGLIVDGYVIPEDLSMTFMHGKQNAVDVLTGSNKDEANFGICGPAAGLVGRGGGRGGMTLDAFKTNAQRKFGDAAGDYTKLYGVTSDAEAQPAAHAACAEEITWNMRQWAAAQAKAGKKAYTYFFTRIPTLNGQPSPNGATHTAEISYAFNNPKGQATQTWNDVDTKLAATMSSYWINFITKGDPNGPGLPNWPQYRDLNSKVMVLGDTVQAEAAPPVEKLKFYSAAYQRMLDKSGE from the coding sequence ATGAAGCGAGTCCAATATTTCATCGTCGTAGCGGCGCTGGTCGCGGCCGCGAACGCCTCCGCAATGATTCCGGAACAGGTACGGATCGATGCGGGAGTCCTCGCAGGTACCTCCAGTACCGGCCAGCCGGCCGTGCGCGTCTTCAAGGGCATACCTTTTGCAGCGCCTCCGCTGGGTGAGAATCGGTGGCGCGCGCCGCAGCCGGTGGCGAAGTGGGAAGGGGTCCGAAAGGCGGATGCGTTCGGTGCGCCCTGCATTGCAGGAACGCCTGCCCAGGGACGCGGGGGGCGAGGGGGGCGCGGCGGCGGCGCGGCGGCCCCGCCGGCCCAGACAGCTGCCGCCCGGGAACCTGCGCGCAGCGAAGACTGTCTGTATGCGAATGTCTGGACGAGCGCCAATAGCGCCAACGACCGTCGTCCCGTCATGGTCTGGATCTATGGCGGCGGTTTCACCGGCGGCTCCGGCGGCCAGGCCTGGTATGACGGCGAAAATCTCGCTTCGAAGGGACCAGTAATCGTCACCTTCAATTACCGGCTCGGCGTCTTCGGCTTCTTCGCGCACCCGGAACTGGCGAAGGAGTCGGGCCACAACGCTTCGGGTGATTACGGGATGATGGACGCGATCGCGATGCTGCAATGGGTGAAGAAGAACATCGGCGCGTTTGGCGGCGATCCGAATAACGTCACCATCGCGGGTGAATCGGCCGGCGCAATCATGATCGGCGCGCTTGTCGGCTCGCCCCACGCGAAAGGCCTATTTCACCGGGCGATCGCGGAGAGCGGCGGCTGGATGGGTCTGACGATGGCGCGCATGACTACTTCCGCGCAGGCTCAAGAGAATGGCGCCAAGGCGATGACCACGCTCGGCGTGAAGACCATCGCCGAACTGCGTTCCAAGCCGCTGGCCGAGCTCGGCGGCCTTGGCGGCTCCGGACTTATTGTTGACGGCTACGTCATTCCCGAAGACCTGTCGATGACCTTTATGCATGGAAAGCAAAACGCCGTGGACGTTCTCACCGGTTCGAACAAGGACGAAGCGAACTTCGGCATATGCGGGCCGGCTGCCGGTCTTGTCGGCCGCGGCGGTGGCCGCGGCGGAATGACGCTCGACGCTTTCAAGACCAACGCTCAACGCAAGTTTGGAGACGCCGCAGGCGACTATACAAAACTGTACGGAGTGACCTCCGATGCAGAAGCGCAGCCGGCGGCGCATGCGGCCTGCGCTGAAGAAATCACCTGGAACATGCGGCAGTGGGCCGCGGCACAGGCCAAAGCAGGGAAGAAGGCCTACACCTACTTCTTCACGCGTATCCCGACGCTGAACGGGCAACCGTCGCCGAATGGCGCCACGCACACCGCCGAGATTTCCTACGCGTTCAACAACCCGAAGGGACAGGCGACCCAGACCTGGAACGACGTCGACACGAAGCTGGCGGCGACGATGTCATCGTACTGGATCAACTTCATTACCAAAGGGGATCCGAATGGACCGGGCCTGCCGAACTGGCCGCAGTACCGCGACCTCAACAGCAAAGTGATGGTGCTCGGTGATACCGTGCAAGCCGAGGCGGCGCCGCCCGTTGAGAAGCTGAAATTCTATTCGGCTGCATATCAGCGGATGCTGGACAAAAGCGGGGAATAG
- a CDS encoding NADP-dependent oxidoreductase: MKAIRIHEYGDSGALQVEDVPRVTISDDQILVRVRDAGVNPVDWKIRQGYLKQVMSASFPLTMGQDFAGEVVESGTSVKRFAIGDRVFGFGHGTYAEYAAASESAVAAMPKSMDDVTAAALPTAGLTALQLIRDHAQANPGMTILIHGAAGGVGSFAAQIAKNLGAKVIGTATGDDIEYLESLGIDEIVDYKKERFEDKANEMDAVVDLVGGDTFKRSFAVVKKGGVLITTVQQVDEAAAKRSGIRAVHMVMRRNAVDLAELAALVESGAVKPRLAQTMSLDEAKKAQELSETGKTHGKVVLKVA; encoded by the coding sequence ATGAAAGCGATACGGATTCACGAATATGGTGATTCAGGGGCACTCCAGGTCGAAGACGTTCCACGCGTCACCATTTCTGATGACCAGATACTCGTACGAGTTCGTGATGCGGGTGTAAACCCGGTGGACTGGAAGATTCGGCAAGGCTATCTGAAACAAGTTATGTCCGCATCGTTTCCGCTGACCATGGGACAGGATTTCGCAGGCGAAGTCGTTGAAAGCGGAACGTCGGTAAAACGCTTCGCGATCGGCGACCGGGTGTTCGGATTCGGGCATGGTACTTATGCCGAGTACGCTGCCGCATCCGAATCGGCAGTAGCGGCAATGCCGAAATCGATGGACGACGTTACGGCAGCGGCATTACCAACCGCCGGCTTAACCGCTCTGCAGCTTATCCGCGATCATGCGCAGGCCAATCCCGGGATGACCATCCTGATCCACGGCGCCGCCGGGGGAGTCGGTTCTTTTGCTGCGCAGATTGCCAAGAACCTGGGCGCGAAGGTGATCGGTACGGCAACCGGCGACGACATCGAATATCTGGAGTCGTTGGGAATCGACGAAATCGTCGACTACAAGAAGGAACGCTTCGAAGATAAAGCGAATGAGATGGACGCGGTGGTCGATCTTGTCGGAGGAGACACCTTTAAACGGTCTTTCGCTGTCGTGAAAAAAGGCGGTGTTCTCATCACCACCGTTCAGCAGGTTGATGAAGCGGCCGCGAAGCGATCCGGAATCCGGGCCGTGCACATGGTGATGAGGCGCAACGCAGTAGATCTCGCCGAACTCGCCGCGCTTGTCGAAAGTGGCGCCGTAAAGCCGAGGCTCGCGCAAACGATGTCTCTCGATGAGGCAAAGAAGGCGCAGGAACTCAGCGAGACGGGCAAAACCCACGGCAAGGTTGTTCTGAAGGTCGCCTGA